DNA sequence from the Peromyscus eremicus chromosome 7, PerEre_H2_v1, whole genome shotgun sequence genome:
ATGATACAGCATGGCATGCTTAAATGATGGCCTGTGCTTCAGAAAAGGACTCAGATGATATCTGATGGGTGACTGAAATCAACCTTATTAACTTAGTTTATAAAGATACAGACTGAGCTTGGGAAACTTTATAATAACCAAAAACATTAGAGGCAATAGTTTCTCTGGATAATAAGCACATACAACTTGAAACAAAACAGAGAACTGAGGGCAGCTAGTGGCTTGGGAGAGGAATATTTGTGAGAGTCCCGCGGCCTTACACCTAGCAGCAGAGTCTAACATGGATGGGTTTATCTGACATTTGAAGAGAGGACAAAAGATTTATCTTctctctggctttcttttttccttaacaTTTTCTATGTGTTCAGGGAGGCTAATTAGGCCAGACTTAGAAAGAAGAGAGATCCTCCGTTGCTGTATATCAGATGCAGGCACAGAGTTGTAACTAAACAAACTGTAAACATTTTTATCCTGTAAGCATTTACTGATTTACCTTGGAAATTTGCATGTCCCGTCATCCAAATTGCCCAACATCTCCACCAGTCTTTCTCCCAACACATacagtacaaacacacacaccactgcctcCAGGTGGTAACTGCATGCAGAGAACTACAGGCATTGTTGAAATATTAACCAGGGTTTAATAGATGGCATTCCTGCACATCCATTCCTTCTGTTCTGGTGTGGCCGTTTCTGTTATTcgcaaaagaaaaagggaaacatgAGTGTCATCTTTTTATAATAGTCTACTACAGAGTAAAATACAAAAGAACACTTCCGGAAACAGAAGCCAGGCCTGCACCACTGACTTCCTCAGCCAGTGGCAACCATTGTATCAACAGCTGGAAAGTCAGAACAAGAATATACAGTTTAGAGGACATATCACAGAACTATGGTTTTCTTCTGTATTTGGTACCAGTATAATAAGTATATAACAAAGGTGCActtgttctaaaaataaaacagaaacatacTGCTTGGTTAGATACTGCATTTTCAGAACTGCACATtacctaattcttttttttttacataaaggtAACTTATGCAATGTTTAATAATAAGCAAAACAATAGTACACGCTAATCCAATtgtagaaaaaagaagaaagaaaccaatCGAAACCAAGACAATCACTTTCCAAAACAGCCCCTTCTTTGTCCTGCACAGCCAGAGGAAGTAACCGTGAGGGCGAGACATATTCAGCACCAGACACGGCTGGACAGCTCCCGATGTCTCTGAggctcaaaaataaagaaatcaatagatgaataaataaataaataataagaccCTGCCACCGGTCAAATGTGCAAGTGGGGCCGGACGGAAGGGGGTGGGCGAGCAGAAGCATAtagtatggtttttgtttttgtttgtcttttttttttttttgcgctcGTCCAGCGAGATATTTCTAAAAGTAAACTCAAAAACTCTGCCCAGGGAAACCAAAGAGTGAAGAGATGACTGACTAGAGAGGGGTTACCTGTCCTGAACGTTTTTCTGGGACATTCTCTGTGGTCTCTGGTGCTTCatgtaaatgtttcctttataatatACTAAGGCCTGAGCCCAGCTGAAGGTGAggagggggcgggggcggggagaaGCTAAAGGAAAGGTGAAAGcccgtgggggaggggcagaaaggCTACTAAACCTCCACTTGACAGCTATATACAACATCAccggccccctcccctcccttggCTCCTGTGTTCATGTCTTTTATAGATTTGGTAGCTTGTGCGGTTTCTCCTCCTTACTGAGGGGGGCACGGGGTGGAGAGGGAAGATGCAGCCATCATTGACGATGAGAAATGATGTGATTTGTCATGCGCTTGGACTGTGTTATTAATAGTATAATAATTACTATAAATATCAATAAAGTATTATCAGCGTTATTTCTTCCTCTGAGACTTTCCTCGCCCAATATTTACAAATACCGCACAGTGCCTCGGCGGAGGAGAAACAGTAAAAGGGTGGGCAGGTGGGGGACGAGGGCAGAGGAAAGAGGAACTGGAGGGAAacggaaaaggaagaaaggaggaacaaAAGCCAGGATGGCAAAGATGCTGGAAACGAGGAAAGGGGTCAGGAGAGGGCTACACAATCAGGACAGTACCACCGTTTGCAAAAGGCCCTCGCCAGCAGTGTCCGAGCAGGAGGAAGCTGCGTGTGCTCCGTGTGGACTGGGGGCTGGCGGTGGAGGCAGAGGCGCACAGGGGCCCTGGCCCAGGAGaccaggggaggaagaggaggaagaggtggcgTTGGAGGGGGTGCTGAAGGCGGAGTCCcggggctgtctctccagccggGTTTCTTTTCCATGGGTTGGGGCTTGAACACCTGCCCGGGgcagcccaccaccaccaccaccaccaccaccaccaccaccgtggcTGCCGCTGCAGTGATCTCTCTCGTATTCCTCCTGAGCCCTCTGCATCTTCCGCTTCTTCATCCTACGCTTGTGGATGTGGAAAGTGGAGAGGGACAGCACGATGAGGCAGAAGATGAGAGTGACCAGGACAATCAGCACCAGCGTGGACGAGAAAGACTGGAAGAGCTGCTGTCCCACCTGCGTGATGCAGGTGCCACCACCTGCGCCCGAGGTGCGGACACCTGCGTTGCTGCCTCCACTGGCGTTGTGGGAAGCAAAGGTCCGGTTGAGGAGACAAGGCGGCAGTGCCAGCCTCAGCTCTTTCGGCGCCCTGGCACTCATCGGCGCTGGGCTGAGAGGGGCCAGGCCCACCAGGCTTCCTCTGTTGGACACACGGTTCCCACCAGCCAAGACGAGGACAAGAGCCCACGCCACCCCAACTGGCTCCCTGACGCTGGAAGGAGTGAGCGCTCCAGCCAAAGACTGAGGGAGCGACTGCCGGCAAGCAAGCTGGCCAGAGCTAGTAGCCCCAGGGAGATTGTCTCCGTTCCTCCTTGATCTTGTCTCCAAGCGCCCGGTTTCCTTTCCCCAGGCACCGTGCTGCAAAGAGAACAGGATTAGTTAGGGTCCCGGCCACTGCCGAGGCAAGtgaggagaaggaaaggggatctgccaccactgcccagcggccCTCAGCTGGGCGCTGTCATCTCCACAACCCACCGACCCCAATCCTACCGCTCCTGGCAGCGCAGGAGAGCGGCGGCCAGCGGCTGGGCTGGCTCCGATGGGGTCTGGCGTCCGCACCGCACCGCACCGCGGAGACACTGGTTACTCAGCAGAGAAGGCAGCCGCCCTGCCCCCTGCACAACTTTCTAATTGTCACCAACAGCGGCCGCCAAGGCTGGCTTTCTTTATCTACTTCCCAG
Encoded proteins:
- the C7H11orf87 gene encoding uncharacterized protein C11orf87 homolog; protein product: MSARAPKELRLALPPCLLNRTFASHNASGGSNAGVRTSGAGGGTCITQVGQQLFQSFSSTLVLIVLVTLIFCLIVLSLSTFHIHKRRMKKRKMQRAQEEYERDHCSGSHGGGGGGGGGGGGLPRAGVQAPTHGKETRLERQPRDSAFSTPSNATSSSSSSPGLLGQGPCAPLPPPPAPSPHGAHAASSCSDTAGEGLLQTVVLS